One window of Quercus robur chromosome 5, dhQueRobu3.1, whole genome shotgun sequence genomic DNA carries:
- the LOC126725649 gene encoding late embryogenesis abundant protein 2-like yields MEKTNQTAGQLGDKAREGKDKAYETAEAAKEKTSSAAQSAKEKASQTAEAAKEKTSETAQAARGKSEAGKVETGGIIQKTGDQVKSMAQGAQCMAQGALDAVKHTAGIATEDGNAKK; encoded by the exons ATG GAGAAGACCAACCAGACAGCGGGCCAATTAGGGGATAAGGCTAGAGAGGGAAAGGACAAGGCCTATGAGACGGCCGAGGCTGCCAAAGAGAAGACCTCAAGCGCAGCCCAATCAGCCAAAGAAAAGGCCTCCCAAACTGCCGAGGCCGCGAAGGAGAAGACCTCGGAGACGGCCCAAGCGGCCCGCGGGAAATCCGAGGCTGGCAAGGTAGAGACCGGTGGGATAATCCAGAAGACTGGGGATCAAGTGAAGAGCATGGCCCAAGGTGCACAGTGCATGGCCCAAGGTGCACTAGATGCTGTGAAGCACACTGCTGGCATTGCCACAGAAGATGGGAATgcaaagaaatga